A single window of Ictalurus furcatus strain D&B chromosome 3, Billie_1.0, whole genome shotgun sequence DNA harbors:
- the rock2a gene encoding rho-associated protein kinase 2 isoform X2: MMSSGAESRMEKRLKKLEAMIRDPRSAINLESLLDAMSAVVLDLNFPALRKNKNIETFLNRYEAVMGEIRDLQMKPEDFDKVKVIGRGAFGEVQLVRHKASQKVYAMKLLSKFEMIKRSDSAFFWEERDIMAFAHSPWVVQLCCAFQDDRFLYMVMEYMPGGDLVNLTSTYDVPEKWAKFYTAEVVMALDAIHSMGFIHRDVKPDNMLLDHNGHLKLADFGTCMKMDSTGMVHCDTAVGTPDYISPEVLKSQGGDGYYGRECDWWSVGVFIFEMLVGDTPFYADSLVGTYSKIMDHKNSLNFPDDVEISKEAKNIICAFLTDREVRLGRNGMEEIKRHPFFKNDQWTFDTIRDTAAPVVPELSSDIDTSNFDDIEDDKGDVETFPTPKAFVGNQLPFVGFTYFKEDQLLNAFNSSSERPASVKGEDSVVLQKKLHSLEEQLNNEMQAKDEIEHKYRTSCARLDKIAKELEEEMSSRKALESSLRQLEREKALLQHKSVESHRKAESEADRKRCLENEVNSLRDQLEEMKKRNQNSHISNEKNIHLQKQLDEANALLRAESDAAARLRKSQVEGSKQLQQLETHVRELQDKCCLLESSKLTMEKDFISLQAALDTEKREHTQRSETISDLQVRLSGLQDEVKQARQALSKAETEKRQLQEKLTDLEKEKSNKEIDMTYKLKVLQQNLEQEEAAHKATKTRLADKNKISESIEGAKSEAVKDLEQKLQAERSSKLQVENRLLELEKHNSMLDCDYKQALHKLDELCRHKDQLTEEVKNLTLKIEQEVQKRSLTQNDLKVQNQQLSTLKTSEKQLKQEINHLLDIKRSLEKQIMELRKERHDSDGQMKELQDQLEAEQYFSTLYKTQVRELKEECEERNKLYKDMQQNLQELQEERDSLAAQLEITLTKADSEQLARSIAEEQYSDLEKEKIMKELEIKEMMARHRQELSEKDTTISLLEEANRMLTSDVANLANEKEELNNKLKEALDDMQKLKDDEQSITQMKLAYEKQLQSERTLKTQAVNKLAEILNRKEVRGNGSRRGNDTDVKRKEKENRKLQLELRSEREKLNSTIIKYQREINEMQAQLTEESVMRVELQMALDSKDSDIEQLRGLLNSVNAHSLDSASMSSGPEFETDESLPETRLEGWLSLPVRNNTKRFGWERKYVVVSSKKILFYNSEQDKELSNPYMVLDIDKLFHVRSVTQTDVYRADAKEIPRIFQILYANEGESKKEQEVEPLPIGEKSSYICHKGHEFIPTLYHFPTNCEACTKPLWNMFKPPPALECRRCHIKCHKDHMDKKEEVIAPCRVNYDVSTAKNLLLLAQSQEEQQKWVSRLVKKIPKKPPGPEWSHRSSPRVPTKVQASQSMRRTSRQLQAGKTSPPRSGSPTRGREDSESNLKK, from the exons GATGCCATGAGCGCCGTGGTTTTAGATCTGAACTTTCCCGCCTTACGCAAAAACAAGAACATCGAGACCTTCTTgaacagat ATGAGGCAGTGATGGGTGAGATCAGAGATCTGCAGATGAAGCCGGAGGACTTCGACAAGGTGAAGGTGATCGGCAGGGGAGCGTTCGGAGAGGTGCAACTG gtgagACACAAGGCATCTCAGAAGGTTTACGCCATGAAGTTGCTGAGTAAATTTGAGATGATCAAGCGCTCGGACTCTGCATTTTTCTGGGAGGAGAGAGACATCATGGCGTTCGCACACAGTCCCTGGGTCGTAcag cTGTGCTGTGCGTTTCAGGACGACAGGTTCCTCTACATGGTGATGGAGTACATGCCGGGCGGAGACCTCGTCAACCTCACTAGCACGTACGACGTTCCCGAGAAGTGGGCCAAGTTCTACACGGCGGAGGTAGTCATGGCTCTGGACGCAATCCACTCCATGGGCTTCATCCACCGAGACGTCAAGCCCGACAACATGCTGCTGGACCACAACGGCCACCTCAAACTCGCCGACTTCGGCACCTGCATGAAGATGGATTCG ACAGGCATGGTGCACTGTGACACGGCGGTGGGCACGCCCGACTACATCTCACCCGAGGTGCTAAAATCGCAGGGAGGAGACGGGTACTACGGGCGCGAGTGTGACTGGTGGTCTGTtggagtgtttatttttgagaTGCTCGTAG GCGACACCCCGTTCTACGCCGACTCCCTGGTAGGGACCTACAGTAAAATCATGGACCATAAGAACTCGCTCAACTTCCCCGACGACGTCGAGATCTCGAAGGAGGCCAAAAATATCATCTGTGCGTTCCTGACGGACAG gGAGGTGCGTTTGGGGCGGAATGGCATGGAGGAGATTAAGAGACACCCGTTCTTCAAAAACGACCAGTGGACCTTCGACACCATCCGAGACA CCGCCGCCCCCGTCGTACCCGAGCTGAGCAGCGATATCGATACGAGTAATTTCGATGACATTGAGGATGATAAGGGCGACGTGGAGACGTTCCCTACACCTAAAGCCTTCGTAGGGAACCAGCTGCCCTTCGTCGGTTTCACGTATTTCAAAGAAGACCA GTTGTTAAATGCTTTCAACAGTTCATCAGAACGTCCCGCTTCTGTCAAAGGAGAg GACAGTGTTGTG ctcCAGAAGAAGCTTCACTCTTTAGAGGAGCAGCTGAATAACGAGATGCAGGCCAAAGACGAGATCGAGCACAAGTACAGGACGAGCTGCGCACGACTCGACAAGATCGCCAAAGAGCTTGaggaagag atgagcAGTAGGAAAGCTCTGGAGTCGTCCCTCAGAcagctggagagagaaaaagctctGCTGCAGCACAAAAGCGTCGAGAGTCACAGAAAGGCAGAGAGCGAGGCAGATCGCAAACGCTGCCTCGAAAACGAAG TGAACAGTCTGAGGGATCAGCTGGAggagatgaagaagaggaaCCAAAACTCGCACATTTCCAACGAGAAGAACATCCACCTGCAgaaacag CTGGACGAGGCGAACGCGTTGTTGCGGGCGGAGTCGGACGCTGCGGCTCGTCTGCGCAAGTCGCAGGTGGAGGGCAGCAAACAGCTGCAGCAGCTGGAGACGCACGTGAGAGAGCTGCAGGATAAATGCTGCCTGCTGGAGAGCAGCAAACTGACGATGGAGAAAGACTTCATCAGCCTGCAGGCGGCGCTGGACACTGAGAAACGAGAACACACACAGCGCTCCGAGACCATCTCTGACCTGCAGG TGCGTCTGTCGGGTCTGCAGGACGAGGTGAAGCAGGCGAGACAGGCTCTGTCCAAAGCCGAGACGGAGAAGAGACAGTTGCAGGAGAAACTCACTGATCTGGagaag GAGAAGAGCAACAAGGAGATTGACATGACGTACAAGCTGAAGGTCCTGCAGCAGAATCTGGAGCAAGAGGAGGCGGCGCACAAAGCCACGAAGACCCGACTCGCCGACAAGAACAAGATCAGCGAGTCCATCGAGGGAGCGAAGTCCGAGGCGGTGAAGG atctgGAGCAGAAGCTGCAGGCCGAGCGTTCCTCAAAGCTGCAGGTGGAGAACCGGCTGCTGGAGCTGGAGAAACACAACTCCATGTTGGACTGCGATTACAAACAGGCGCTGCATAAACTCGATGAGCTGTGCAGACACAAGGACCAACTCactgaggag GTGAAGAACCTGACTCTGAAGATCGAGCAGGAGGTCCAGAAGCGCAGTCTGACCCAGAACGACTTGAAGGTACAGAACCAGCAGCTCAGCACCCTGAAGACATCGGAGAAGCAGCTCAAACAGGAGATAAATCACCTGCTGGACATCAAACGCAGCCTGGAGAAGCAGATCATGGAGCTCCGAAA ggagcgtCACGATTCTGACGGACAGATGAAGGAGCTTCAGGATCAGCTGGAGGCGGAACAGTATTTCTCA acgctGTACAAGACTCAAGTGCGGGAGTTAaaggaggagtgtgaggagagGAATAAGCTTTATAAAGACATGCAACAGAATCTGCAGGAGCTACAGGAGGAGAG GGACTCTCTGGCCGCTCAGTTGGAGATCACCCTGACGAAGGCTGACTCGGAGCAGCTGGCTCGCTCCATCGCTGAGGAACAGTACTCTGatctggagaaggagaagatcatgaaggagctggagattAAGGAGATGATGGCCAGGCACAGACAGGAACTCTCCGAGAAGGACACCACAATCAGCTTG TTGGAGGAAGCTAACCGTATGCTAACGAGTGACGTCGCGAACCTGGCTAACGAGAAGGAAGAGCTGAACAACAAGCTGAAGGAGGCACTGGatg ACATGCAGAAGCTGAAAGATGACGAACAGTCCATCACACAGATGAAGCTCGCTTATGAGAAGCAGCTGCAGTCAGAGAGGACTCTCAAGACACAG gctgTGAACAAGCTAGCTGAAATCTTGAACAGGAAAGAAGTGCGTGGCAACGGAAGTCGCCGCGGAAACGACACGGACGtgaagaggaaggagaaagaaaacaggaaacTGCAGCTGGAGCTACGATCCGAACGGGAGAAACTCAACAGCACCATCATCAAATACCAACGAGAAATCAACGAAATGCAGGCG CAACTAACGGAGGAGTCGGTGATGCGTGTGGAGCTGCAGATGGCTCTGGACAGTAAAGACAGCGATATCGAGCAGCTCCGAGGCCTCCTCAATTCCGTCAACGCGCACTCGCTCGACTCGGCCAGCATGAGCAGCGGCCCCGAGTTCGAAACCGACGAATCGCTGCCAG AGACGCGGTTGGAGGGCTGGCTGTCTCTCCCCGTGAGGAACAACACCAAGCGCTTCGGCTGGGAGAGAAAA TACGTCGTGGTGAGCAGCAAGAAGATCCTCTTCTACAACAGCGAGCAGGATAAAGAGCTCTCCAATCCCTACATGGTGCTGGATATAGA TAAACTCTTCCACGTTCGTTCGGTCACCCAGACGGATGTGTACCGCGCAGACGCTAAAGAAATCCCTCGAATATTTCAG ATCCTGTACGCCAACGAGGGTGAGAGTAAGAAAGAGCAGGAAGTGGAGCCGCTGCCCATCGGAGAGAAGTCCAGCTACATCTGCCACAAAGGTCACGAGTTCATCCCGACGCTCTACCACTTCCCCACCAACTGCGAGGCCTGCACCAAACCGCTGTGGAACATGTTCAAGCCGCCTCCCGCCCTCGAGTGCCGCCGCTGCCACATCAAATGCCACAAAGACCACATGGATAAGAAAGAGGAGGTGATCGCGCCGTGTAGAG TGAACTACGACGTGTCCACGGCGAAGAACCTGCTGCTGTTGGCACAGTCTCAGGAGGAACAGCAGAAGTGGGTCAGCAGGCTGGTTAAGAAGATCCCTAAAAAGCCTCCGGGCCCCGAGTGGAGCCACCGCTCGTCCCCTCGCGTCCCCACTAAAGTCCAGGCCAGCCAGTCGATGAGGAGAACCAGCCGCCAGCTACAGGCCGGGAAAACCAG CCCGCCCAGGTCAGGATCTCCAACTCGGGGAAGAGAGGACTCCGAGAGCAATCTGAAAAAATGA
- the rock2a gene encoding rho-associated protein kinase 2 isoform X3 has protein sequence MMSSGAESRMEKRLKKLEAMIRDPRSAINLESLLDAMSAVVLDLNFPALRKNKNIETFLNRYEAVMGEIRDLQMKPEDFDKVKVIGRGAFGEVQLVRHKASQKVYAMKLLSKFEMIKRSDSAFFWEERDIMAFAHSPWVVQLCCAFQDDRFLYMVMEYMPGGDLVNLTSTYDVPEKWAKFYTAEVVMALDAIHSMGFIHRDVKPDNMLLDHNGHLKLADFGTCMKMDSTGMVHCDTAVGTPDYISPEVLKSQGGDGYYGRECDWWSVGVFIFEMLVGDTPFYADSLVGTYSKIMDHKNSLNFPDDVEISKEAKNIICAFLTDREVRLGRNGMEEIKRHPFFKNDQWTFDTIRDTAAPVVPELSSDIDTSNFDDIEDDKGDVETFPTPKAFVGNQLPFVGFTYFKEDQLLNAFNSSSERPASVKGEDSVVLQKKLHSLEEQLNNEMQAKDEIEHKYRTSCARLDKIAKELEEEMSSRKALESSLRQLEREKALLQHKSVESHRKAESEADRKRCLENEVNSLRDQLEEMKKRNQNSHISNEKNIHLQKQLDEANALLRAESDAAARLRKSQVEGSKQLQQLETHVRELQDKCCLLESSKLTMEKDFISLQAALDTEKREHTQRSETISDLQVRLSGLQDEVKQARQALSKAETEKRQLQEKLTDLEKEKSNKEIDMTYKLKVLQQNLEQEEAAHKATKTRLADKNKISESIEGAKSEAVKDLEQKLQAERSSKLQVENRLLELEKHNSMLDCDYKQALHKLDELCRHKDQLTEEVKNLTLKIEQEVQKRSLTQNDLKVQNQQLSTLKTSEKQLKQEINHLLDIKRSLEKQIMELRKERHDSDGQMKELQDQLEAEQYFSTLYKTQVRELKEECEERNKLYKDMQQNLQELQEERDSLAAQLEITLTKADSEQLARSIAEEQYSDLEKEKIMKELEIKEMMARHRQELSEKDTTISLLEEANRMLTSDVANLANEKEELNNKLKEALDDMQKLKDDEQSITQMKLAYEKQLQSERTLKTQAVNKLAEILNRKEVRGNGSRRGNDTDVKRKEKENRKLQLELRSEREKLNSTIIKYQREINEMQAQLTEESVMRVELQMALDSKDSDIEQLRGLLNSVNAHSLDSASMSSGPEFETDESLPETRLEGWLSLPVRNNTKRFGWERKYVVVSSKKILFYNSEQDKELSNPYMVLDIDKLFHVRSVTQTDVYRADAKEIPRIFQILYANEGESKKEQEVEPLPIGEKSSYICHKGHEFIPTLYHFPTNCEACTKPLWNMFKPPPALECRRCHIKCHKDHMDKKEEVIAPCRVNYDVSTAKNLLLLAQSQEEQQKWVSRLVKKIPKKPPGPEWSHRSSPRVPTKVQASQSMRRTSRQLQAGKTS, from the exons GATGCCATGAGCGCCGTGGTTTTAGATCTGAACTTTCCCGCCTTACGCAAAAACAAGAACATCGAGACCTTCTTgaacagat ATGAGGCAGTGATGGGTGAGATCAGAGATCTGCAGATGAAGCCGGAGGACTTCGACAAGGTGAAGGTGATCGGCAGGGGAGCGTTCGGAGAGGTGCAACTG gtgagACACAAGGCATCTCAGAAGGTTTACGCCATGAAGTTGCTGAGTAAATTTGAGATGATCAAGCGCTCGGACTCTGCATTTTTCTGGGAGGAGAGAGACATCATGGCGTTCGCACACAGTCCCTGGGTCGTAcag cTGTGCTGTGCGTTTCAGGACGACAGGTTCCTCTACATGGTGATGGAGTACATGCCGGGCGGAGACCTCGTCAACCTCACTAGCACGTACGACGTTCCCGAGAAGTGGGCCAAGTTCTACACGGCGGAGGTAGTCATGGCTCTGGACGCAATCCACTCCATGGGCTTCATCCACCGAGACGTCAAGCCCGACAACATGCTGCTGGACCACAACGGCCACCTCAAACTCGCCGACTTCGGCACCTGCATGAAGATGGATTCG ACAGGCATGGTGCACTGTGACACGGCGGTGGGCACGCCCGACTACATCTCACCCGAGGTGCTAAAATCGCAGGGAGGAGACGGGTACTACGGGCGCGAGTGTGACTGGTGGTCTGTtggagtgtttatttttgagaTGCTCGTAG GCGACACCCCGTTCTACGCCGACTCCCTGGTAGGGACCTACAGTAAAATCATGGACCATAAGAACTCGCTCAACTTCCCCGACGACGTCGAGATCTCGAAGGAGGCCAAAAATATCATCTGTGCGTTCCTGACGGACAG gGAGGTGCGTTTGGGGCGGAATGGCATGGAGGAGATTAAGAGACACCCGTTCTTCAAAAACGACCAGTGGACCTTCGACACCATCCGAGACA CCGCCGCCCCCGTCGTACCCGAGCTGAGCAGCGATATCGATACGAGTAATTTCGATGACATTGAGGATGATAAGGGCGACGTGGAGACGTTCCCTACACCTAAAGCCTTCGTAGGGAACCAGCTGCCCTTCGTCGGTTTCACGTATTTCAAAGAAGACCA GTTGTTAAATGCTTTCAACAGTTCATCAGAACGTCCCGCTTCTGTCAAAGGAGAg GACAGTGTTGTG ctcCAGAAGAAGCTTCACTCTTTAGAGGAGCAGCTGAATAACGAGATGCAGGCCAAAGACGAGATCGAGCACAAGTACAGGACGAGCTGCGCACGACTCGACAAGATCGCCAAAGAGCTTGaggaagag atgagcAGTAGGAAAGCTCTGGAGTCGTCCCTCAGAcagctggagagagaaaaagctctGCTGCAGCACAAAAGCGTCGAGAGTCACAGAAAGGCAGAGAGCGAGGCAGATCGCAAACGCTGCCTCGAAAACGAAG TGAACAGTCTGAGGGATCAGCTGGAggagatgaagaagaggaaCCAAAACTCGCACATTTCCAACGAGAAGAACATCCACCTGCAgaaacag CTGGACGAGGCGAACGCGTTGTTGCGGGCGGAGTCGGACGCTGCGGCTCGTCTGCGCAAGTCGCAGGTGGAGGGCAGCAAACAGCTGCAGCAGCTGGAGACGCACGTGAGAGAGCTGCAGGATAAATGCTGCCTGCTGGAGAGCAGCAAACTGACGATGGAGAAAGACTTCATCAGCCTGCAGGCGGCGCTGGACACTGAGAAACGAGAACACACACAGCGCTCCGAGACCATCTCTGACCTGCAGG TGCGTCTGTCGGGTCTGCAGGACGAGGTGAAGCAGGCGAGACAGGCTCTGTCCAAAGCCGAGACGGAGAAGAGACAGTTGCAGGAGAAACTCACTGATCTGGagaag GAGAAGAGCAACAAGGAGATTGACATGACGTACAAGCTGAAGGTCCTGCAGCAGAATCTGGAGCAAGAGGAGGCGGCGCACAAAGCCACGAAGACCCGACTCGCCGACAAGAACAAGATCAGCGAGTCCATCGAGGGAGCGAAGTCCGAGGCGGTGAAGG atctgGAGCAGAAGCTGCAGGCCGAGCGTTCCTCAAAGCTGCAGGTGGAGAACCGGCTGCTGGAGCTGGAGAAACACAACTCCATGTTGGACTGCGATTACAAACAGGCGCTGCATAAACTCGATGAGCTGTGCAGACACAAGGACCAACTCactgaggag GTGAAGAACCTGACTCTGAAGATCGAGCAGGAGGTCCAGAAGCGCAGTCTGACCCAGAACGACTTGAAGGTACAGAACCAGCAGCTCAGCACCCTGAAGACATCGGAGAAGCAGCTCAAACAGGAGATAAATCACCTGCTGGACATCAAACGCAGCCTGGAGAAGCAGATCATGGAGCTCCGAAA ggagcgtCACGATTCTGACGGACAGATGAAGGAGCTTCAGGATCAGCTGGAGGCGGAACAGTATTTCTCA acgctGTACAAGACTCAAGTGCGGGAGTTAaaggaggagtgtgaggagagGAATAAGCTTTATAAAGACATGCAACAGAATCTGCAGGAGCTACAGGAGGAGAG GGACTCTCTGGCCGCTCAGTTGGAGATCACCCTGACGAAGGCTGACTCGGAGCAGCTGGCTCGCTCCATCGCTGAGGAACAGTACTCTGatctggagaaggagaagatcatgaaggagctggagattAAGGAGATGATGGCCAGGCACAGACAGGAACTCTCCGAGAAGGACACCACAATCAGCTTG TTGGAGGAAGCTAACCGTATGCTAACGAGTGACGTCGCGAACCTGGCTAACGAGAAGGAAGAGCTGAACAACAAGCTGAAGGAGGCACTGGatg ACATGCAGAAGCTGAAAGATGACGAACAGTCCATCACACAGATGAAGCTCGCTTATGAGAAGCAGCTGCAGTCAGAGAGGACTCTCAAGACACAG gctgTGAACAAGCTAGCTGAAATCTTGAACAGGAAAGAAGTGCGTGGCAACGGAAGTCGCCGCGGAAACGACACGGACGtgaagaggaaggagaaagaaaacaggaaacTGCAGCTGGAGCTACGATCCGAACGGGAGAAACTCAACAGCACCATCATCAAATACCAACGAGAAATCAACGAAATGCAGGCG CAACTAACGGAGGAGTCGGTGATGCGTGTGGAGCTGCAGATGGCTCTGGACAGTAAAGACAGCGATATCGAGCAGCTCCGAGGCCTCCTCAATTCCGTCAACGCGCACTCGCTCGACTCGGCCAGCATGAGCAGCGGCCCCGAGTTCGAAACCGACGAATCGCTGCCAG AGACGCGGTTGGAGGGCTGGCTGTCTCTCCCCGTGAGGAACAACACCAAGCGCTTCGGCTGGGAGAGAAAA TACGTCGTGGTGAGCAGCAAGAAGATCCTCTTCTACAACAGCGAGCAGGATAAAGAGCTCTCCAATCCCTACATGGTGCTGGATATAGA TAAACTCTTCCACGTTCGTTCGGTCACCCAGACGGATGTGTACCGCGCAGACGCTAAAGAAATCCCTCGAATATTTCAG ATCCTGTACGCCAACGAGGGTGAGAGTAAGAAAGAGCAGGAAGTGGAGCCGCTGCCCATCGGAGAGAAGTCCAGCTACATCTGCCACAAAGGTCACGAGTTCATCCCGACGCTCTACCACTTCCCCACCAACTGCGAGGCCTGCACCAAACCGCTGTGGAACATGTTCAAGCCGCCTCCCGCCCTCGAGTGCCGCCGCTGCCACATCAAATGCCACAAAGACCACATGGATAAGAAAGAGGAGGTGATCGCGCCGTGTAGAG TGAACTACGACGTGTCCACGGCGAAGAACCTGCTGCTGTTGGCACAGTCTCAGGAGGAACAGCAGAAGTGGGTCAGCAGGCTGGTTAAGAAGATCCCTAAAAAGCCTCCGGGCCCCGAGTGGAGCCACCGCTCGTCCCCTCGCGTCCCCACTAAAGTCCAGGCCAGCCAGTCGATGAGGAGAACCAGCCGCCAGCTACAGGCCGGGAAAACCAG CTAA